In Bacteriovorax stolpii, a single genomic region encodes these proteins:
- a CDS encoding amidohydrolase family protein: MIIVLLTFLFSYSQANEINLFPKAYFDTEKGVMIYGKVIQVKDDKITGIFNRNQVKTVTELKNLYLLPGFIDCHSHVLLAQLKGETEFEDTLSREARLAPADRINRAKGFLKDYLKAGFTSLCDLGNSGKFLDVQLRKQTESDKSFPHLYVSGPGIATNKGQFPENAKMGEVNNEYSIVDAKADVDKLLQGYLNQNVDILKIYLDNNPGAGSMDETLLKKILSNSKSKNFKKITYHASELKSFELAEKVGIQSIEHANQITLTDKVSSLRYITPTDQDSETLKEFSYYREPFYRAQSQRLKELYKRKFVLVFGPDFYFHNPPVFNRAQYVKRTLKTYLEANIPKIEILRALTLNPAKSLREENKVGVIKKGAYANLIGFKKNPMETFDVIFEEPMVINRGSFLK, from the coding sequence GTGATTATTGTTCTTCTTACATTTCTTTTTTCTTATTCCCAGGCAAACGAGATCAATCTTTTTCCTAAGGCTTATTTTGATACGGAAAAAGGAGTGATGATTTATGGCAAAGTTATCCAAGTCAAAGATGATAAAATCACCGGAATTTTTAACCGCAATCAGGTAAAGACGGTTACCGAATTAAAAAACCTTTATTTGCTTCCAGGATTTATTGACTGCCACTCTCACGTTCTCTTGGCCCAGTTAAAGGGAGAAACTGAATTTGAAGATACCTTAAGTAGGGAAGCACGACTGGCCCCAGCAGATAGAATAAATAGGGCGAAAGGTTTTTTAAAAGATTACCTAAAGGCCGGCTTCACTAGTTTGTGCGACCTGGGTAATTCTGGAAAATTTCTCGATGTCCAACTGAGAAAACAGACAGAGAGTGATAAATCTTTTCCACATCTTTATGTTTCAGGGCCAGGTATTGCGACTAATAAAGGGCAATTTCCTGAAAATGCAAAAATGGGTGAGGTGAATAATGAGTATTCAATCGTTGATGCTAAAGCAGATGTCGATAAACTGCTTCAAGGTTATCTTAATCAAAATGTGGATATCCTGAAAATATATTTAGACAACAATCCAGGAGCTGGATCCATGGATGAGACACTTTTAAAAAAGATTCTTTCTAATTCCAAGAGTAAGAATTTTAAAAAGATCACCTATCATGCTTCAGAGTTAAAAAGTTTTGAGCTCGCAGAAAAAGTAGGCATTCAAAGCATAGAGCACGCCAATCAAATAACGTTGACGGACAAAGTTTCATCTCTTCGTTACATTACTCCGACGGATCAAGATAGTGAGACACTTAAAGAATTTAGTTATTACCGCGAGCCTTTTTATAGAGCGCAATCTCAGAGGCTAAAGGAGCTTTATAAAAGAAAATTTGTGCTGGTTTTTGGGCCGGACTTTTATTTTCATAATCCACCAGTCTTTAACCGTGCTCAGTATGTGAAGCGTACACTTAAAACTTATCTCGAAGCCAATATCCCAAAAATAGAAATCCTGCGCGCGCTTACTTTAAATCCTGCGAAATCTTTAAGAGAGGAGAATAAAGTAGGAGTGATTAAAAAAGGCGCTTATGCCAATTTAATCGGTTTCAAGAAAAATCCAATGGAAACATTTGATGTTATTTTTGAGGAACCGATGGTGATCAATAGAGGTTCTTTTTTAAAGTAA
- a CDS encoding SPASM domain-containing protein has product MVDHSLDILEQLKNQSADVDQIFSSRGLNKSSFCVMPFVNIILEPNGDVGFCRHKGTKFPYGNIRYQSLDEIWQSANVQKWRSEFLAGEVEVCKKEVIDVKCNQCPELNKLLSLAELDIQNPKILRLTANLNGKCNLQCQMCDVWKMPNGFYTEENFWKPARERFFKEIQEIDLLSGEPFIQADTYKLIDEITHVNPDCLWTLTTNLHWKLTDKIKKQLDRIKIKNIILSIDSLDLAGYAKIRHLGDLNFVLNNVVELLRYQEERVKKGLGSLNLRLNCVVQKDNWHEVKTIINFCTERRIIPFLTFLYFPERFSLLTLDHEERKNILNFYFEHLSPTEMIFAQRVIRPMVRSLDKIDYVQYLDKMRESML; this is encoded by the coding sequence ATGGTTGATCATTCTCTCGACATTTTAGAGCAGTTAAAAAATCAATCGGCAGATGTTGATCAAATTTTTTCATCTCGCGGTCTTAACAAATCTTCATTTTGTGTCATGCCTTTTGTGAATATTATTTTAGAACCCAATGGAGACGTTGGTTTTTGTAGGCATAAGGGAACAAAGTTTCCATATGGAAATATTAGATACCAAAGTCTTGATGAAATCTGGCAGTCAGCAAATGTGCAAAAGTGGAGAAGTGAGTTTCTTGCTGGAGAAGTTGAAGTCTGTAAAAAAGAAGTCATTGATGTAAAATGTAATCAATGCCCAGAACTTAACAAACTTCTTTCACTGGCAGAGCTTGATATTCAAAATCCTAAGATTTTAAGACTAACGGCTAATCTAAACGGAAAGTGTAATCTACAGTGCCAAATGTGCGACGTATGGAAAATGCCTAATGGCTTTTATACTGAAGAGAATTTCTGGAAGCCTGCCAGAGAACGCTTTTTCAAAGAAATCCAGGAAATTGATCTGCTTTCAGGTGAGCCTTTCATTCAGGCTGATACTTATAAACTCATTGATGAAATCACACATGTGAATCCAGATTGCCTGTGGACCCTGACAACAAACCTTCATTGGAAGCTGACAGATAAGATAAAAAAGCAGCTGGATAGGATTAAAATTAAAAATATCATCCTCTCGATTGATAGCCTTGATCTCGCTGGATACGCTAAGATTAGGCATTTGGGAGATTTGAATTTTGTTTTAAATAATGTGGTAGAGCTTCTCCGCTATCAGGAAGAAAGAGTCAAAAAAGGTCTAGGTTCACTTAATTTAAGACTGAATTGTGTCGTTCAAAAAGATAATTGGCATGAAGTAAAAACAATTATTAATTTCTGTACAGAGAGAAGAATTATTCCTTTTTTAACTTTCCTTTATTTTCCGGAAAGATTTTCCCTGCTCACTTTAGATCATGAAGAAAGAAAAAATATTCTTAATTTTTATTTCGAACACCTCTCGCCAACAGAGATGATTTTTGCTCAACGAGTGATCAGGCCAATGGTAAGATCTCTAGATAAAATTGATTATGTCCAGTACTTAGATAAAATGCGTGAGTCAATGCTGTGA
- a CDS encoding twitch domain-containing radical SAM protein: protein MKAKAPHGFCLAKWYQVTLDLSRGFTHSCHHPERHQIPLKELEIDAGALHNTVFKMQQRKMMLEGVRPPECEYCWKIEDAPGENISDRFIKSIDHWAFDKLDEALNTPWNKPVNPTYLEVIFSSECNLNCMYCVSDVSSSIAREMEKYGPYPNLPSEHRMPKHKEITGDNPYIAAFWKWFPDILPSLRVFRITGGEPLLSSNTFRVLEYLENHPNPNLELAINTNLSYSQQLLEKFMAHIKVLLAKKAIGSYTTYTSLDGHGAESAYIRRGLDFERFTKNMNLLFNSLPESRVILMCTFNLLSIGSFERMIHWVDGMKKEGRKVVLDLSYLKDPDYLRANIMDESLEAKLLACLELMKSLPSFETYEVKKFERVVNWACSTKSDERNKWLRAHFLQFIQEFDRRFNSNFEETFPEYATFLKICKKADIWMKVNNLY, encoded by the coding sequence ATTAAAGCAAAGGCCCCCCACGGCTTTTGTCTCGCTAAATGGTATCAAGTCACCCTCGATTTAAGCCGTGGATTCACGCATAGTTGCCATCATCCTGAAAGACATCAAATCCCCTTAAAAGAATTAGAGATTGATGCCGGGGCCTTACATAATACCGTTTTCAAAATGCAACAGCGAAAAATGATGCTTGAAGGAGTGCGCCCACCTGAGTGCGAATACTGTTGGAAAATCGAAGACGCTCCTGGCGAAAATATCTCTGATCGCTTTATTAAATCTATTGATCATTGGGCCTTTGATAAACTCGATGAGGCCCTAAATACTCCCTGGAATAAACCAGTTAATCCTACCTACCTGGAAGTTATTTTCAGCTCTGAGTGCAACTTAAACTGCATGTACTGCGTTTCAGATGTAAGTTCTTCTATCGCCCGTGAGATGGAAAAATATGGGCCATACCCAAATCTTCCCTCTGAACATCGCATGCCTAAACACAAAGAAATTACAGGGGACAATCCCTATATTGCGGCCTTTTGGAAATGGTTTCCGGATATTCTTCCCTCTCTGCGAGTTTTTCGAATCACTGGAGGCGAGCCACTTTTATCTTCGAACACTTTCCGAGTACTGGAGTATTTAGAAAATCATCCCAACCCAAACCTCGAACTGGCAATCAATACGAATTTAAGTTACTCCCAACAACTTTTAGAAAAGTTCATGGCACACATTAAAGTGCTTCTCGCTAAAAAAGCCATTGGTTCCTATACGACTTACACCAGTCTGGATGGCCATGGTGCTGAGTCAGCTTACATAAGACGAGGTCTTGATTTCGAACGTTTCACAAAAAATATGAACCTGCTTTTTAACTCACTTCCAGAAAGCCGCGTGATTTTAATGTGCACATTTAATCTGCTTTCAATCGGTTCATTTGAAAGGATGATTCATTGGGTGGATGGCATGAAAAAAGAGGGACGAAAAGTCGTTCTTGATCTCTCTTACCTAAAAGACCCGGATTATCTCCGTGCCAATATCATGGATGAAAGCCTGGAGGCAAAACTACTTGCATGTCTCGAACTCATGAAATCGCTGCCTTCTTTTGAAACTTATGAAGTGAAAAAATTTGAAAGAGTAGTCAATTGGGCATGTTCGACAAAAAGTGATGAAAGAAACAAATGGCTAAGAGCTCACTTCCTGCAATTCATTCAGGAATTCGACAGAAGATTTAATTCAAATTTCGAAGAGACTTTTCCCGAGTATGCAACTTTCCTTAAGATCTGTAAAAAAGCTGATATCTGGATGAAGGTTAACAACCTTTACTGA
- a CDS encoding glycosyltransferase family 4 protein — MREQTFLIITKEEISFWKSCQLITKNLIQSYQLALKGHNIQFLKVEEDLTPASAYKHALKIKEINPQGLIWVDHEPCSALLLNALNSVLSDKPYNDKPKFFIHLFGDFVLQCRQWETTLKSLNEFPVHFLVASDAQKLLVDKMFISTKNITTVIPFPVEKSVFNASAFSQQRNLMREKFKLKDEVVLLYTGRMSLQKNIDSLVNTFTKVKNLVGGNAELWLAGPWDNILLPYHGTRGLPGSYFSQFKSSLLDKGLSNVRFLGDLDEEELLGVYHASDLFVSFSTFNDDDYGMSIAEALMCGLPALLTQWGGLPTFKKYSEHVDLVPIEFQDVRMHPQSILAQKKMMAKILEIKENKFPREEMASYSANYLSIEAVGKKLEELLFAVDFNAKIEFSQVFYKLSTTFHLSSDAPFKNNLGLYKDVYGDYGTL, encoded by the coding sequence ATGAGAGAGCAGACTTTTTTAATTATCACCAAAGAGGAAATTTCCTTCTGGAAAAGCTGCCAGCTTATCACTAAAAATTTGATTCAAAGCTATCAACTGGCCCTGAAGGGTCATAATATTCAGTTCTTAAAAGTTGAAGAAGACCTCACACCTGCCAGTGCCTATAAACATGCATTGAAAATTAAGGAGATTAATCCGCAAGGTCTGATTTGGGTTGATCATGAACCGTGCAGTGCTTTGCTTCTCAATGCTCTCAATAGTGTTTTAAGTGATAAGCCCTATAACGACAAACCTAAGTTTTTTATCCATCTTTTTGGTGACTTTGTTCTTCAATGCCGCCAATGGGAAACAACTCTTAAGAGTTTAAATGAGTTCCCAGTTCATTTTTTAGTCGCTTCTGATGCTCAAAAATTACTTGTGGATAAAATGTTTATTTCCACAAAAAATATCACGACAGTCATTCCATTTCCTGTAGAAAAGAGTGTCTTTAATGCCAGTGCTTTTTCTCAGCAAAGAAACCTGATGCGTGAAAAATTTAAATTAAAAGATGAAGTCGTTCTGCTTTATACGGGACGGATGTCATTACAAAAAAATATCGACTCTCTTGTTAATACGTTCACTAAAGTTAAAAACTTGGTTGGAGGAAATGCCGAGCTTTGGTTGGCAGGCCCATGGGATAATATCCTTCTTCCTTACCATGGAACGAGAGGGCTTCCGGGCTCATACTTTAGCCAGTTTAAGAGTTCACTCCTTGATAAAGGTTTAAGCAATGTCCGCTTCCTCGGTGATTTGGATGAGGAGGAACTGCTTGGTGTTTACCATGCCAGTGACTTGTTTGTGAGTTTTAGTACTTTTAATGACGATGATTATGGAATGTCGATTGCTGAAGCCTTGATGTGTGGACTGCCCGCTCTTTTAACTCAATGGGGAGGTCTTCCGACATTTAAGAAATACTCTGAGCATGTTGATCTCGTTCCTATTGAATTTCAAGATGTGAGAATGCACCCTCAATCCATTCTTGCTCAAAAGAAGATGATGGCAAAAATTTTAGAGATTAAAGAAAATAAATTTCCTAGAGAAGAAATGGCCAGCTACTCAGCAAATTATCTCTCGATTGAAGCGGTTGGAAAAAAACTTGAGGAGCTTTTATTTGCAGTGGATTTCAATGCAAAGATCGAATTCTCGCAAGTTTTTTATAAACTCAGTACAACTTTTCATCTGAGTTCAGATGCCCCCTTTAAAAATAATCTAGGCCTTTATAAAGACGTGTATGGTGATTATGGAACACTTTGA